TCCAGAAATAAGTGGAGATGTGGTAACTTTGGGACAAGATATGTTGGATACAGGTAGAAAGATAACAATTGCCGGAGCTGAGCAAGTAAGAGGCGCAAAGTGAAAATATCCCAAGTTGCGGTAGGAAGGCCGGTTCTCACAATTATGGTGAGTCTAATTGTTATTATTCTTGGTGCAGTTGCCTTATCACGTTTGCCCATAGACTTAATGCCAGATGTAACTTCGCCAACCATCAGCATTTCAACCTCTTATTCAAAGGCTTCACCTTTAACTATGGAAGAGTTGGTTACCAGACCCATAGAGGAAGCAGTTGCGGCTGTTCCGGGAGTTCAGGAGATTTCATCTCGATCTACAGAAGGAAATAGTAATGTTCAGGTAAGTTTTAATTGGGGAACAGATCTTGAAGCAGCATCAAATGATATTCGCGATCGCTTGGATAGAATAATCTCGCGCTTGCCCAGTGATGCTAATCGCCCTTCGCTAAGAAAATTTGATATGGCAGCTACACCAGTAATCATGATGGGTGTTACCAGCAACCTGGAAGTACTTGAGTTAAGACGGATTTTGGAAGAGCAGGTAAGCTACCGTTTGGAACGCGTGAATGGAGTGGCAAGCGTAAATATATGGGGAGGGAGAACTCGAGAGATCCATATAAACATCGACCCCCTAAAAATGAATGCTCTTAAGATCTCGCCAGATCAGATAATTAGCAG
This Candidatus Cloacimonadota bacterium DNA region includes the following protein-coding sequences:
- a CDS encoding efflux RND transporter permease subunit codes for the protein MKISQVAVGRPVLTIMVSLIVIILGAVALSRLPIDLMPDVTSPTISISTSYSKASPLTMEELVTRPIEEAVAAVPGVQEISSRSTEGNSNVQVSFNWGTDLEAASNDIRDRLDRIISRLPSDANRPSLRKFDMAATPVIMMGVTSNLEVLELRRILEEQVSYRLERVNGVASVNIWGGRTREIHINIDPLKMNALKISPDQIISRIRAANINQPTGNIYKGNHQITVRVPGIFENLQELKDTVILRRGGSEITLKDVAEVEDTASKETSIVRINGIPGIQISVNKQSGTNTVKVVKG